GGCTGGTGCTTTGTTGCTGCGTGGATCGCCTTTCGCGGTGGGTTGGGTGGCCGGCTGGCTGGCCACCGAATTTCCGCCGCACGTGGTGACCGGGCACGCGCTGACCCGGATCGCTCCGCCCTCGATCAACCGGGTGGGCGCCAACTGGGCCGCGCAGCGCGCCGGCGAGGCGCTCAACGCTGCGCTCGAGCACGCGTTCGGTCCTGATTTCCGCGACCTGGTGTACCACCCGACCACCAACCGGTCGGTCTTGCCGCGGCGCGGCTTGCTGCCCAAGCCCAAGCCCGGCCCGCATCGCCGCTACGCGGCCAAAACCTCCAACATCTCCTACGGTCCGGGCGGCAACGAGCATCTGCTGGACATCTGGCGCCGTCCCGACCTGGCGCCCGGGCATCGGGCGCCGGTGCTGATCCAGGTGCCCGGCGGCGCGTGGAGCGTCAACGGCAAGCGTCCGCAGGCCTACACGCTGATGAGCCGGATGGTCGAACTCGGCTGGATCTGCGTGTCGATCAACTACAGCAAGAGCCCGCGGGCCAAGTTTCCGGCCCACATCGTCGATGTCAAGCGGGCCATCGCCTGGGTTCGCGAGAACATCGGCGACTACGGCGGCGACTCCGACTTCATCGCCATCACCGGCGGCTCAGCGGGTGGACACCTTGCCTCGCTGGCCGCGCTCACCCCTAACGACCCGACGTTCCAGCCGGGCTTCGAGCGCGCCGACACCACGGTCCAGGCTGTTGCGCCCTACTACGGCGTCTACGACTTCACCGACTTCGACAATATGCACGAAATGATGCTGCCGTTCCTGGAGCAGTTCGTGCTGAAGGCCCGTTTCGACAAGCATCCGGACCGCTTCGTCGCCGCCTCGCCGATTTCCTACGTGCACAGCGAGGCGCCGCCGTTCTTCGTGCTGCACGGTGAGCGCGACGAACTGGTGCCCAGCGGCCAGGCCAGAGCTTTCTGCGCGGCGCTGCGCGGCGCCGGGGCCGCCACGGTGTCCTACGCCGAACTGGCCAACGCGCATCACGCATTCGACATCACCCCGACCGTGCGGTCCAGGCTGGCCGCCGACGCCGTCGCCGACTTCCTCGGCGTCGTCTATGGACGTCGGGAGAGCGCAGAACTCAGTTCGTTCGCGTTGTCGGCCTCGCCGGCCAGCTGACCCGGGTCGCGTCGCACGGCCGGTCCGGTCCGGTCCGCCGATCCTCACTTTCACCACCGCATGAACCGGACTAGCGTTGGGTGGGCATTATGGTCGCTGGGCTGAGAGCAGGAGGGTCGATCAGCGGTGAGGTGTCGAGGTATCCGGTCCGCTGGGGGTTGTGAGCATGGCTGAGTCCGGCGGTGCGCTCGGGTCGTCCGACGAACTCGGACCTGTGGACTATCTGTTGCACCGGGGCGAGGCGCATCCACGGACGCGTTCGGGAATCATGGCGCTGGAGCTGCTGGACACCACCCCAGACTGGAACCGCTTCCGCACCCGCTTCGAGCACGCATCCCGAAAAGTGTTGCGGCTGCGGCAAAAGGTGGTGGTGCCCACCCTCCCGACGGCCGCGCCGCGGTGGGTGGTCGACCCCGATTTCAACCTCGACTTCCACGTGCGTCGGGTACGGGTGGCCGAACCCGGCACGTTGCGCGAAGTGTTCGATCTGGCCGAGGTGATGCTGCAGTCGCCAATGGACATCTCACGCCCGCTGTGGACGGCCACCCTGGTCGAGGGCCTGCCCGACGGTAAGGCGGCCACGCTGCTGCACCTGAGCCATGCGGTCACCGATGGGGTGGGCAGCGTCGAGATGTTCGCCGAGATCTACGACGGGGAGCGAGAACCGCCGGCGCGTCCGGTGCCGCCGCAACCCATCCCGGAGGATCTGACCCCTAACGACCTGATGCGCGAGGGCATCAACCACCTGCCTCTCGCGATCGTCGGGGGTGCCCTGGGCGTGCTGACCGGTGCGGTGTCGGCGGCCGGGCGCGCAGTGCTGGATCCGGTGTCCACCGTCTCGGGAATCGTCGGCTACGCCACTTCTGGTGCCCGCGTGCTCAACCGGGCCGCCGAGCCGTCACCGCTGCTGCGCCGGCGCAGCCTGACAAGTCGCACCGAGGCGATCGACATCCGGCTGTCCGATCTGCACAAGGCGGCCAAGGCCGCCGGCGGCTCCATCAACGACGCCTACCTGGCTGGTCTGTGCGGGGCGCTGCGTCGCTACCACGAGGCGCTCGGGGTGCCGATCAGGACCCTGCCGATGGCGGTGCCGGTGAATCTGCGGGCCGAAGGCGATGCGGGCGGCGGCAACAATTTCACCGGAGTCAATCTGGCCGCACCGGTCGGCACCGTCGACCCGGTGGCCCGGATCAAGAAGATCCGCGCGCAGATGACCCAACGCCGGGACGAGCCGGCGATGAACATCATCGGGTCTATTGCGCCGGTGCTGAGCGTGCTGCCGACGGCGGTGCTCGAGGGCATCACCGGCTCGGTCGTCGGCTCCGACGTACAGGCAAGCAACATCCCGGTCTACCCGGGCGACACCTACATCGCTGGCGCAAAGGTGTTGCGGCAGTACGGTATCGGACCGCTGCCCGGTGTCGCCATGATGGTCGTGTTGATCTCCCGCGGTGGGTGGTGCACCATCACCGCGCGCTATGACCGGGCGTCGGTGCGAAAGGACGACTTGTTCGCGCAGTGCCTACTGGATGGGTTCGACGAGATCCTCGCGCTTGCCGGTGATCCGCCGGCGCGTGCGGTGCCCGCGTCCTTCGAGGCCAAGGCCGCGGCCGAGGCTTCTCGATCGGTATCGGGCTCATGAGCAGCGCTGACGAGCCGGACGCGGGTTCACAGCCCAAAGATCTGCGGCTGCCGGGTTCGGTGGCCGAGATCATGGCCAGCCCGCCGGGCCCGAAGGTCGGTGCGTTCTTCGACCTGGACGGCACGCTGGTAGCCGGCTTCACCGCGGTCATCCTCACCCAGGAGCGGCTGCGCCGCCGCGACATGGGGGTGGGCGAACTTCTCAGCATGGTGCAGGGCGCCCTGAACCACTCCCTGGGCCGCATCGAGTTCGAGGACCTGATCAGCAAGGCGTCGATGGCCTTGGCGGGTCGGTTGCTGAGTGACCTGGACGAGATCGGCGAGCGGTTGTTCAATCAGCGCATCGAGTCCCGGATCTACCCGGAGATGCGGGAACTGGTGCGCGCGCACGTGGCTCGGGGCCACACCGTGGTGCTCAGCTCGTCGGCGTTGACCATCCAGGTCAACCCCGTAGCCCGATTCCTCGGCATCACCAACACGCTGACCAACAAGTTCGAGACCACCGAAGACGGAATCCTCACCGGAGGCGTTCTGAAGCCGATCCTGTGGGGACCCGGCAAAGCCGCTGCGGTGCAACGGTTTGCCGCCGAGCACGACATCGACCTGAAAGAGAGCTACTTCTACGCCGACGGCGACGAGGACGTGGCCCTGATGTATCTGGTGGGCAATCCACGGCCAACCAACCCTGAGGGCAAGATGGCCGCCGTCGCCAAGAAGCGCGGCTGGCCGATCCTGAAATTCGACAGCCGCG
The nucleotide sequence above comes from Mycobacterium kiyosense. Encoded proteins:
- a CDS encoding diacylglycerol O-acyltransferase; protein product: MAESGGALGSSDELGPVDYLLHRGEAHPRTRSGIMALELLDTTPDWNRFRTRFEHASRKVLRLRQKVVVPTLPTAAPRWVVDPDFNLDFHVRRVRVAEPGTLREVFDLAEVMLQSPMDISRPLWTATLVEGLPDGKAATLLHLSHAVTDGVGSVEMFAEIYDGEREPPARPVPPQPIPEDLTPNDLMREGINHLPLAIVGGALGVLTGAVSAAGRAVLDPVSTVSGIVGYATSGARVLNRAAEPSPLLRRRSLTSRTEAIDIRLSDLHKAAKAAGGSINDAYLAGLCGALRRYHEALGVPIRTLPMAVPVNLRAEGDAGGGNNFTGVNLAAPVGTVDPVARIKKIRAQMTQRRDEPAMNIIGSIAPVLSVLPTAVLEGITGSVVGSDVQASNIPVYPGDTYIAGAKVLRQYGIGPLPGVAMMVVLISRGGWCTITARYDRASVRKDDLFAQCLLDGFDEILALAGDPPARAVPASFEAKAAAEASRSVSGS
- the lipQ gene encoding carboxylesterase LipQ, whose amino-acid sequence is MAGWLATEFPPHVVTGHALTRIAPPSINRVGANWAAQRAGEALNAALEHAFGPDFRDLVYHPTTNRSVLPRRGLLPKPKPGPHRRYAAKTSNISYGPGGNEHLLDIWRRPDLAPGHRAPVLIQVPGGAWSVNGKRPQAYTLMSRMVELGWICVSINYSKSPRAKFPAHIVDVKRAIAWVRENIGDYGGDSDFIAITGGSAGGHLASLAALTPNDPTFQPGFERADTTVQAVAPYYGVYDFTDFDNMHEMMLPFLEQFVLKARFDKHPDRFVAASPISYVHSEAPPFFVLHGERDELVPSGQARAFCAALRGAGAATVSYAELANAHHAFDITPTVRSRLAADAVADFLGVVYGRRESAELSSFALSASPAS